A region of Oxyura jamaicensis isolate SHBP4307 breed ruddy duck chromosome 5, BPBGC_Ojam_1.0, whole genome shotgun sequence DNA encodes the following proteins:
- the MYOD1 gene encoding myoblast determination protein 1, with translation MDLLGPMEMTEGSLCSFAAADDFYDDPCFNTSDMHFFEDLDPRLVHVGGLLKPEEHPHHHGHHHGHPHEEEHVRAPSGHHQAGRCLLWACKACKRKTTNADRRKAATMRERRRLSKVNEAFETLKRCTSTNPNQRLPKVEILRNAIRYIESLQALLREQEDVYYPVLEHYSGESDASSPRSNCSDGMMEYSGPPCSSRRRNSYDSSYYTESPNDPKHGKSSVVSSLDCLSSIVERISTDNSTCPILPPAETVAEGSPCSPQEGASLNDSGAQIPSPTNCTPLPQDSSSSNPIYQVL, from the exons ATGGACTTACTGGGCCCCATGGAGATGACGGAGggctccctctgctccttcGCGGCCGCCGACGATTTCTACGACGACCCGTGCTTCAACACGTCGGACATGCACTTCTTCGAGGACCTGGACCCCCGGCTGGTGCACGTCGGGGGCCTGCTGAAGCCCGAGGAGCACCCGCACCACCACGGGCACCACCACGGGCACCCGCACGAGGAGGAGCACGTCCGGGCGCCCAGCGGGCACCACCAGGCCGGCCGCTGCCTGCTGTGGGCGTGCAAGGCGTGCAAGAGGAAGACCACCAACGCCGACCGCCGTAAGGCCGCCACCATGAGGGAGAGGCGGCGGCTCAGCAAGGTCAACGAGGCCTTCGAGACCCTCAAGCGCTGCACCTCCACCAACCCCAACCAGCGCCTGCCCAAGGTGGAGATCCTGCGCAATGCCATCCGCTACATCGAGAGCCTGCAGGCGCTGCTGCGGGAGCAGGAGGACGTTTACTACCCGGTGCTGGAGCACTACAGCGGGGAGTCGGACGCCTCCAGCCCCCGCTCCAACTGCTCCGACGGCATG ATGGAGTACAGCGGGCCTCCTTGCAGCTCTCGTAGGAGAAACAGCTATGACAGTAGCTACTACACAGAATCACCAAATG ATCCAAAGCATGGGAAGAGTTCTGTCGTTTCCAGCCTTGACTGCCTCTCAAGCATTGTGGAGAGAATTTCCACAGATAACTCCACATGTCCCATACTGCCTCCAGCTGAAACTGTTGCTGAAGGCAGTCCCTGTTCCCCCCAGGAAGGAGCAAGCCTGAATGATAGCGGAGCCCAAATTCCTTCCCCCACCAACTGCACCCCTCTTCCCCAggatagcagcagcagcaaccccATCTACCAAGTGCTATAA